One stretch of Pigmentiphaga aceris DNA includes these proteins:
- a CDS encoding acyl-CoA synthetase has product MSIYEQGLDRNSANFAPLSPTSFVERSAEVFADMPAVVHGSRRFTWSQCRDRSARLATALREAGVGRGDTVSVMLANTPEMIEAHYAVPGINAVLNTLNTRLDADLLAWQMNYCEAKVLITDSEFAPVMREALARLKQVYKRAPVVIDVCDPEYAGPHECVGQIEYEALLAAHPPMPRLQGPVDEWDAIAISYTSGTTGDPKGVVTHHRGAYLNAVCNVTVWTMPHFARYLWTLPMFHCNGWCFPWTVALLGGVHVCLRKVETKAIFAAIRDHEVGYYSAAPIVHNLLIAAPSEERLGISHKVRAMVAGAAPPASMIEGMAHLGIELVHVYGLTEVYGPAAVCVQKPSWDEASLGEQVRLNGRQGVRYPLQEGMTVRDPESLQEVPADGKTIGEIMFRGNIVMKGYLKNEAATQTAFQGGWFHTGDLAVLEPDGYARIRDRSKDVIISGGENISSIEVEDVLYRHPAVLACAVVAKPDAKWGETPVAFVELRPGAEVTAEALIDHCRTMLAKYKIPREVRFEALPKTATGKIQKFQLRSKASSEEVPE; this is encoded by the coding sequence ATGAGTATCTATGAGCAGGGACTCGACCGAAACAGCGCGAACTTCGCGCCGCTTTCGCCGACCAGTTTTGTCGAACGCAGCGCTGAGGTTTTCGCGGACATGCCCGCCGTGGTGCACGGCAGCCGCCGCTTCACGTGGTCGCAATGCCGAGACCGATCGGCCCGGCTGGCGACCGCACTGCGCGAAGCGGGCGTGGGACGAGGCGACACGGTCAGCGTCATGCTTGCCAACACCCCGGAGATGATCGAAGCACACTACGCGGTGCCAGGCATCAATGCGGTGCTGAACACGCTGAACACCCGGCTCGATGCGGACCTGCTGGCCTGGCAGATGAATTACTGCGAGGCCAAGGTGCTGATCACAGACAGCGAGTTCGCGCCGGTCATGCGGGAAGCACTGGCCAGGCTCAAGCAGGTCTACAAGCGCGCGCCGGTCGTGATCGACGTGTGCGATCCCGAATATGCCGGTCCGCACGAATGCGTCGGCCAGATCGAGTACGAGGCGCTCCTGGCCGCTCACCCGCCGATGCCCCGCTTGCAAGGGCCCGTGGATGAATGGGATGCCATCGCCATCAGCTATACCTCGGGCACCACCGGCGATCCGAAGGGCGTGGTCACCCACCATCGCGGGGCCTACCTGAACGCGGTTTGCAATGTCACGGTCTGGACGATGCCGCATTTCGCCCGCTATCTGTGGACGCTGCCGATGTTTCACTGCAACGGCTGGTGCTTTCCCTGGACAGTGGCGCTTCTTGGCGGGGTGCATGTGTGCCTGCGCAAGGTAGAGACCAAGGCGATCTTTGCGGCCATCCGGGACCACGAGGTGGGTTACTACAGTGCAGCGCCGATCGTGCACAACCTGTTGATCGCAGCGCCGAGCGAAGAACGGCTCGGGATCTCGCACAAGGTGCGCGCGATGGTGGCGGGCGCTGCACCACCTGCCTCGATGATCGAGGGCATGGCGCACCTCGGCATCGAACTCGTCCATGTCTACGGGCTGACCGAGGTGTACGGGCCTGCAGCCGTCTGCGTCCAGAAGCCGTCCTGGGACGAGGCCAGCTTGGGTGAGCAAGTTCGCTTGAATGGACGGCAAGGCGTGCGCTACCCGCTTCAGGAGGGCATGACAGTGCGCGACCCGGAGAGCCTCCAGGAGGTGCCTGCCGACGGCAAGACCATCGGTGAAATCATGTTTCGCGGGAACATCGTGATGAAGGGCTACCTGAAAAACGAGGCAGCGACCCAAACCGCATTTCAGGGCGGCTGGTTTCACACGGGCGACCTGGCGGTGCTGGAGCCCGATGGTTATGCCAGGATTCGTGATCGCAGCAAGGACGTGATCATCTCTGGTGGCGAGAACATCAGTTCCATCGAGGTCGAGGACGTGCTGTATCGCCATCCCGCGGTCCTGGCATGCGCGGTGGTCGCAAAACCCGATGCCAAATGGGGAGAGACGCCAGTGGCATTTGTCGAGTTACGCCCCGGTGCCGAGGTCACGGCGGAAGCGCTGATCGACCACTGCCGAACGATGCTCGCGAAATACAAAATCCCGCGCGAAGTTCGATTCGAAGCGCTGCCCAAAACAGCGACCGGGAAGATTCAGAAGTTCCAGCTCCGCAGCAAGGCCAGTTCGGAAGAGGTGCCCGAGTGA
- a CDS encoding TIGR02594 family protein, protein MSVAFSEVGVSTYPAGQSNPRVMEYHNHTNIAGYDDKASWCSSFVNWVLAQVEIPGTNSALARSWLNWGEPLEAPIPGCIVVTTRDDPTGWKGHVGFFLRHDEQNIYLLGGNQLDEVREHFYARSSVLGYRWPKQSTD, encoded by the coding sequence ATGTCCGTTGCGTTCTCTGAAGTCGGTGTCAGCACATACCCCGCAGGTCAGAGCAACCCGCGAGTCATGGAATATCACAATCACACGAACATCGCGGGATATGACGATAAAGCGTCATGGTGTTCTTCTTTCGTAAACTGGGTTTTAGCGCAGGTAGAGATCCCAGGCACCAACTCGGCGCTGGCACGTTCTTGGCTCAACTGGGGAGAACCTCTGGAAGCGCCGATCCCAGGGTGCATCGTGGTAACAACGCGCGATGATCCGACTGGCTGGAAAGGTCACGTAGGGTTCTTTCTGCGTCATGACGAGCAGAACATTTACCTGCTTGGCGGAAATCAGTTGGATGAAGTCCGCGAGCACTTTTACGCGAGGTCATCCGTGCTGGGCTATCGCTGGCCCAAGCAATCCACCGATTGA
- a CDS encoding DUF4214 domain-containing protein codes for MDESIAAHHATIARLYAVLLDRAPDASGMRFWATAASNGASITDIIAGMMGGAEASAMYPPGQSAVDFVSTVYRVLFDREPDPSGVAFWANALSAQGAPSAAANAWVIQQILEISSQPLGPRPDGMSESAYVQTLADRAILTNKAEAGVYFATVLGSDNIALARSMLAAVTADAASVQRAMDVAAGLSPVQPPDPQPVQPAVPAITSADSVSVIQQKFAGYAGTNAQVDAAGLTAAQWNEVAAAIGKVGSSGITGNMVLTNAVTGGDALALLAKYSGTTAQLDARPHDLANLLVLAADSRVQGLANITLNLRHQDVTETVTTTLLARAVNAVVNATGASTAELRVLGDSLSKLADGGIVGTVGINESLNESQILTLLGVKLNATAQIVANVTNVVVPGLKALVLKAEQLAGGVVTGRLQLNSQLSASEIGTLIDKFGGTLIAAVATGMDAESVAKMAPAFAKFFANGITGDLVMGGDLPIGQVTGLLSKYGGNQATITAPAYTIAELDGLASHAGVQLLVSPTVKIPAVDNDTAGRLGRILGKSQDASAIIENGVGDSRVQTVLLANLDKIAANGLTGTFTLTSALTDAQLTSLLGKTAVAATVTVDVGGMNTAQLDVVKAHLDKADIITGLTVAASSPLLTDVTSFTSLLGKASGAAIDLQGASQSLVDVVMGKLPNFVNDGLHNANLTLSAATWQQLDAAALSAKLTSNAVVKVQGTSGADNLDFSQMTRPFTVEGGAGADQIRLGGGNATVLLGGRSDNKAADFSSNTAPPLGIDSILGVHNGIKLQLSTAMGAYVDELALQPNAQINRDSGTLTSNVEISFNQLYWAANALGAPATTDSEVVLRVIDYIDANNVTHSYIFVNDGTPGIDGNDFVVHVVGTGTITVAM; via the coding sequence ATGGACGAGTCAATCGCCGCCCACCACGCCACCATTGCCAGGCTTTACGCGGTGTTGCTCGACCGTGCGCCAGATGCATCCGGGATGAGGTTCTGGGCAACCGCAGCCAGTAACGGCGCGAGCATCACCGACATCATTGCAGGCATGATGGGAGGCGCGGAGGCGAGTGCGATGTATCCGCCCGGACAGTCCGCGGTCGATTTTGTTTCGACGGTCTATCGGGTTTTGTTCGACCGCGAGCCGGACCCATCGGGGGTGGCGTTCTGGGCCAATGCCTTGTCCGCGCAGGGAGCACCAAGCGCTGCCGCAAATGCCTGGGTAATACAGCAAATTCTTGAAATATCCAGCCAGCCGCTGGGGCCGCGTCCAGATGGCATGAGCGAGAGCGCCTATGTGCAGACGCTTGCTGATCGTGCCATTCTGACGAACAAGGCCGAGGCGGGCGTGTACTTCGCCACGGTCTTGGGTAGCGACAATATTGCGTTGGCGCGCAGCATGCTTGCTGCGGTGACTGCGGATGCGGCATCGGTGCAGCGCGCCATGGATGTCGCAGCGGGTTTGTCGCCGGTCCAGCCGCCTGATCCTCAACCCGTTCAGCCTGCCGTACCTGCCATCACCAGTGCCGACAGCGTGTCGGTCATCCAGCAGAAGTTTGCTGGCTATGCGGGCACGAATGCACAGGTCGACGCCGCCGGGTTGACCGCTGCTCAGTGGAACGAAGTGGCCGCAGCCATCGGCAAGGTGGGCAGCAGCGGCATCACCGGCAACATGGTGTTGACCAACGCGGTGACGGGCGGCGATGCGCTGGCGCTGTTGGCCAAGTATTCGGGGACGACCGCGCAACTGGACGCCCGCCCGCATGATCTGGCCAACTTGCTGGTGCTGGCGGCGGATTCGCGTGTGCAAGGCCTGGCGAATATCACGCTGAACCTGCGCCACCAGGACGTCACCGAGACCGTGACCACCACCTTGCTTGCGCGCGCAGTCAATGCCGTGGTCAATGCAACCGGGGCGTCGACTGCAGAGCTTCGGGTATTGGGTGACTCGTTAAGCAAACTGGCTGATGGTGGCATCGTCGGTACCGTGGGAATCAACGAGAGCTTGAACGAGTCCCAGATCCTCACGCTGTTGGGCGTCAAGCTTAACGCCACCGCGCAGATTGTCGCGAATGTCACCAACGTCGTCGTGCCCGGGCTGAAGGCGCTGGTCTTGAAGGCCGAGCAATTGGCGGGCGGTGTGGTGACGGGGAGGTTGCAGTTGAACTCACAGCTGAGCGCCAGCGAGATCGGCACGCTGATCGACAAGTTTGGCGGCACCCTAATCGCAGCGGTTGCCACCGGCATGGATGCCGAGTCCGTCGCGAAGATGGCCCCCGCATTTGCAAAATTCTTCGCCAACGGCATCACTGGAGACTTGGTGATGGGGGGCGACTTGCCCATCGGCCAGGTCACGGGTCTGTTGTCGAAATACGGCGGCAACCAGGCCACAATCACAGCGCCGGCCTACACCATCGCAGAGTTGGACGGGCTTGCCAGTCATGCAGGTGTGCAGCTCCTCGTGTCCCCGACCGTGAAAATCCCGGCCGTGGACAATGACACGGCTGGTCGGCTCGGCCGCATTCTGGGCAAGAGCCAGGACGCCAGCGCCATCATCGAAAATGGTGTCGGTGACAGCAGGGTCCAGACCGTCTTGCTGGCCAATCTTGACAAGATCGCCGCCAATGGCTTGACGGGCACCTTCACGCTGACCAGCGCGTTGACGGACGCCCAACTGACGAGCTTGTTGGGCAAGACAGCGGTTGCGGCCACGGTGACGGTTGATGTGGGCGGGATGAACACTGCACAACTCGATGTCGTGAAAGCGCATCTGGACAAGGCCGACATCATCACTGGCCTGACGGTTGCTGCCAGTTCGCCCTTGCTGACCGACGTGACCAGTTTCACATCCCTGCTGGGCAAGGCCAGCGGCGCTGCGATCGACCTGCAAGGTGCGTCGCAGTCCTTGGTCGATGTCGTGATGGGCAAGTTGCCGAACTTCGTCAATGACGGTTTGCACAATGCCAACCTGACGCTGAGCGCGGCCACCTGGCAGCAGCTCGACGCGGCAGCGCTGAGCGCCAAGCTGACCAGCAACGCGGTGGTCAAGGTGCAAGGGACCTCGGGTGCCGACAATCTCGATTTCTCGCAGATGACACGACCGTTTACGGTCGAGGGCGGGGCGGGGGCCGATCAGATCCGGCTGGGTGGTGGCAATGCCACGGTATTGCTGGGTGGGCGCTCGGACAACAAGGCGGCGGATTTCAGTTCGAATACGGCACCGCCGCTTGGGATCGACAGCATTCTTGGCGTTCACAACGGTATCAAACTGCAGTTGTCGACCGCGATGGGGGCCTATGTCGATGAGTTGGCGCTGCAGCCCAACGCACAGATAAATAGGGACTCGGGGACGCTCACCTCAAACGTTGAGATTTCGTTCAATCAGCTTTATTGGGCTGCGAACGCACTAGGTGCACCGGCAACGACCGATAGCGAGGTGGTCTTACGGGTCATTGACTACATCGACGCTAACAACGTGACGCATAGCTACATCTTCGTCAATGACGGTACGCCAGGTATCGACGGGAATGACTTCGTTGTGCATGTCGTTGGCACCGGGACCATCACCGTGGCGATGTGA
- a CDS encoding SMI1/KNR4 family protein: MTLLNTFTDIARQAGFTLPDTLAAWYGAGMTNSDDIRAMAPVYDFEWISPASAQQTMEEWLNPAAQHGNRFFPFAESGAGDAYCLVKLADGREGVAQVWHDSDTSSIEYASFADFVAATHLESYADLSHLSKADDALSVFVRASLVRSTPALPAAHTEAMLTPAQEEVSQRPFKSGPKARPQMVPALLAQEDAESRAAGFMMAAPVEFGVVPRWEIDA, translated from the coding sequence TTGACGCTGCTGAACACCTTCACCGATATCGCCCGCCAAGCCGGTTTCACACTGCCCGATACACTGGCCGCCTGGTATGGCGCGGGGATGACAAACAGTGACGATATCCGGGCCATGGCACCGGTCTACGATTTTGAATGGATCTCACCAGCGTCCGCCCAGCAAACCATGGAAGAATGGCTGAATCCGGCCGCGCAACATGGCAACCGTTTTTTCCCATTCGCGGAATCAGGCGCAGGTGATGCGTATTGCCTGGTGAAGCTTGCTGATGGACGTGAAGGCGTGGCTCAAGTCTGGCATGACAGCGACACCAGCAGTATTGAATATGCATCGTTTGCCGATTTTGTGGCGGCGACGCATCTGGAAAGCTACGCTGACCTGTCGCATCTAAGCAAAGCAGACGATGCCCTGTCGGTTTTCGTGCGCGCCAGCTTGGTGCGCAGCACGCCAGCGCTGCCTGCTGCGCACACAGAAGCCATGCTGACACCGGCACAAGAAGAGGTGTCACAGCGCCCGTTCAAATCCGGTCCCAAGGCACGCCCTCAGATGGTGCCCGCGCTGCTGGCGCAAGAAGATGCCGAGTCGCGAGCAGCCGGATTCATGATGGCGGCACCAGTCGAATTCGGCGTGGTGCCGCGGTGGGAGATCGACGCGTAG
- a CDS encoding histidine phosphatase family protein, translated as MSVIHLVRHGESEANAGLATDDPALIALTDTGRRQARDLAEWFSVQPNAVMSSHYERAKDTAQPYAERWQLPISQDAMLHECVTLSPRIVGGTDAAARKPLVDAYWSAADPLMRHGDDSESFAEFAARVEDFRQRLDTVADGTVIFGHGLWFAMLLWQLQGFTYADSLAMCAFRRWQVALPMPNCGVYRLTGSGADWAIRFDDALYRRLHHGQTPVETDVMGGA; from the coding sequence ATGTCAGTTATCCACCTCGTCCGCCACGGTGAAAGCGAAGCGAATGCTGGCCTTGCTACCGATGACCCGGCGCTGATTGCGCTGACCGATACTGGCCGTCGCCAGGCCCGCGATCTGGCCGAGTGGTTCAGTGTGCAGCCTAACGCGGTGATGTCCTCGCATTACGAGCGCGCCAAAGACACCGCGCAGCCTTACGCCGAACGCTGGCAACTGCCCATTTCCCAGGATGCCATGCTGCACGAGTGCGTGACCTTGTCACCGCGCATCGTGGGCGGCACCGATGCCGCCGCGCGCAAACCGCTGGTCGACGCCTACTGGTCGGCTGCCGATCCGCTGATGCGCCACGGTGATGACTCAGAGTCGTTTGCGGAATTTGCCGCGCGGGTGGAAGACTTCCGGCAGCGGCTCGATACTGTGGCCGATGGCACGGTGATCTTTGGTCACGGCCTGTGGTTCGCGATGCTGCTATGGCAGTTGCAGGGCTTCACTTACGCCGATTCGCTGGCGATGTGTGCCTTCCGTCGTTGGCAAGTTGCGCTGCCAATGCCGAACTGCGGCGTGTATCGCCTGACTGGCAGTGGTGCCGACTGGGCGATTCGTTTCGACGATGCCTTGTATCGCCGCTTGCATCACGGTCAGACGCCGGTGGAAACGGATGTGATGGGCGGGGCGTGA
- a CDS encoding 3'-5' exonuclease: protein MQRPPPLARPTREQIAALPVYRALPPGNIHLLKSASQLEFAERELRAATHIGFDTESKPTFVTGELQTGPDLVQFATRDHAFIVQASTPGLEDFLRVVIESDEIIKVGVGIASDRPGLLRKFGLQLGKTIDVSFMLRALGYKDAVGLKTAVAIVLGQRLPKSKKTTTSNWAAKTLTPQQLQYAANDAHASLLIYHALSKQRLSNGA, encoded by the coding sequence ATGCAACGACCCCCACCGCTCGCCCGCCCTACCCGCGAACAGATCGCCGCGCTGCCCGTCTATCGGGCGCTGCCGCCAGGCAATATTCATCTGTTGAAAAGCGCCAGCCAGCTTGAATTCGCCGAACGCGAATTGCGGGCGGCCACGCATATCGGTTTTGATACCGAGAGCAAGCCGACTTTCGTCACGGGTGAACTGCAAACCGGGCCGGACCTGGTGCAGTTCGCCACCCGCGATCACGCCTTCATCGTGCAGGCCAGCACCCCGGGGCTGGAAGATTTTCTGCGTGTGGTGATCGAGTCCGACGAGATCATCAAGGTGGGTGTCGGCATCGCGTCAGACCGGCCCGGCCTGCTGCGCAAGTTCGGCCTGCAACTGGGCAAGACAATCGACGTGTCTTTCATGCTGCGCGCGCTAGGCTACAAGGACGCCGTGGGCCTGAAGACCGCCGTGGCCATCGTGCTGGGGCAACGCCTGCCTAAGTCGAAGAAGACCACGACATCGAATTGGGCTGCCAAGACGCTGACGCCGCAACAGCTGCAATATGCGGCCAATGACGCGCATGCATCTTTGCTGATCTATCACGCCCTGAGCAAACAGCGCCTGAGTAATGGCGCGTAA